In the genome of Macrobrachium nipponense isolate FS-2020 chromosome 42, ASM1510439v2, whole genome shotgun sequence, one region contains:
- the LOC135213316 gene encoding trichohyalin-like, giving the protein MELFEDIEETEEEEEEGLDTEFLEKTDKEARLEDSLVMELFEDAEETEEEEEEEGVEEPCLEVYLLRQGLEQMEEEKLGLEKDLDNCKDLARKMENLWMGAQQEIELLRRQLVEKDLLLEKKAQEENEMNARDRKIENLLQRNEKLVNENGQLEEDLKLALAEVQKMEEVDREQREKIVALESHLQERAEEESEMGRVLQRKMAEKERELERTVQEGAELSRKLKEAENLNQLLDLENEDFCRQNEALRNVLVEIERELECTLQKGGELCLKLKENENLNQLLVLENEDFCRLNETLRNALDEKEKEAKLLKGSLATKSKELEEAQEEREVTKKRLEETEQDNVTLQDNLESALRQEQCLQRLLDCQEEDILSLRKKESEAQLEVQRLLNDCKELKEECQTQKENRMRDEKCFREQLRIQEDALREHDKYMLMMLLHGTAQRNFQLEHIALEHEHETADDTSKNKKLEKCAERTGRIDEGRDEDPCEKARKGEEKQHREFCNAQQEMEQDYREQWEGLKHILKDVINGDE; this is encoded by the coding sequence ATGGAACTATTCGAGGACATTGAGgaaactgaggaggaggaggaggaaggtctagATACAGAATTCCTCGAAAAGACTGACAAAGAAGCTAGACTGGAGGACAGTCTAGTTATGGAACTATTCGAGGACGCTGAGgaaactgaggaggaggaggaggaggaaggtgtggAGGAGCCTTGTCTAGAAGTCTACTTGTTGAGACAAGGACTCGaacagatggaagaagaaaagctGGGCTTAGAGAAGGATTTGGATAACTGTAAAGATCTCGCACGTAAAATGGAAAACCTCTGGATGGGAGCTCAGCAAGAGATCGAACTGCTTCGACGTCAGCTAGTGGAGAAAGATCTACTCCTGGAAAAGAAAGCAcaggaggaaaatgaaatgaacgCCAGAGATAGAAAAATCGAGAATCTGCTTCAGCGAAATGAAAAACTTGTAAATGAAAATGGGCAGTTGGAAGAGGACTTAAAACTCGCTTTAGCTGAAGTACAGAAGATGGAAGAGGTTGACAGAGAACAGCGGGAGAAAATAGTGGCACTGGAGAGTCACCTACAGGAGAGAGCCGAGGAGGAAAGCGAGATGGGAAGGGTCCTCCAACGGAAGATggctgagaaagaaagagagctgGAACGCACTGTACAGGAGGGAGCAGAACTCAGCCGCAAATTAAAGGAGGCTGAAAATCTCAACCAGTTGCTTGATCTGGAGAATGAAGACTTCTGTAGGCAGAATGAAGCCTTGAGGAATGTTTTAGTTGAGATAGAAAGAGAGCTGGAGTGCACTTTGCAGAAGGGAGGAGAGCTGTGCctcaaattgaaagaaaatgaaaatctcaATCAGTTGCTTGTCCTGGAGAATGAGGACTTCTGTAGGCTGAATGAAACATTAAGGAATGCTttagatgagaaagagaaggaagcaAAGCTGCTGAAAGGATCCCTCGCCACTAAATCTAAGGAATTGGAGGAAGCTCAAGAGGAACGAGAAGTAACGAAGAAACGACTGGAAGAAACTGAACAGGATAATGTGACACTCCAAGATAACTTGGAAAGCGCTCTGCGTCAAGAACAGTGCCTCCAGCGCTTGCTAGATTGTCAGGAAGAAGACATCTTATCCCTGAGGAAGAAGGAGAGTGAAGCCCAGTTGGAAGTGCAGCGACTTCTCAATGATTGCAAAGAGCTGAAAGAGGAGTGCCAAACACAgaaggaaaataggatgagagacgAGAAGTGTTTCAGAGAGCAGCTTCGAATACAGGAGGATGCTTTGAGAGAACATGACAAATACATGTTAATGATGCTCCTCCATGGAACCGCTCAGAGGAATTTCCAACTGGAACACATTGCACTAGAACATGAGCATGAAACTGCAGACGATACGAGTAAAAACAAGAAGCTGGAAAAGTGTGCTGAAAGAACAGGAAGGATAGACGAAGGGAGAGACGAAGACCCTTGTGAAAAGGCGCGCAAGGGAGAAGAAAAACAACATAGAGAGTTCTGCAACGCCCAGCAGGAGATGGAGCAGGATTACAGGGAACAGTGGGAGGGCCTCAAGCACATATTGAAAGACGTCATTAATGGAGatgaatga